A genomic segment from Neobacillus sp. YX16 encodes:
- a CDS encoding alpha/beta hydrolase — MPSVSSYFIKKGIKAGAKKLKLEEKKIEESRQIIDSFARKFSKLPKNCKVEKIQIEGIYAEWILNNQTKEDKVILYLHGGGYGYCSAETHRSLAARIMMEAGVKVLMPEYRLAPEHPFPAAIEDTIMIYRWLLKQGYDSSNIIFAGDSAGGGLSVSATLELRDLSESLPAALVCLSPWVDLTSSGVSYRENREKDPYLVEELVRKTAQAYAADESLDNRLISPVFADFSGFPPMFIQVGSIEILLSDAELLANKARQAGVEVHLKVWEGKWHVWQISNKLPEAKKAVKEIGNFVRQFSHY, encoded by the coding sequence TTGCCAAGTGTAAGCAGTTATTTTATTAAAAAGGGTATAAAAGCAGGTGCAAAAAAACTTAAATTGGAAGAAAAGAAAATTGAGGAAAGTAGACAGATAATCGATTCATTTGCACGGAAATTCTCCAAATTGCCGAAAAATTGTAAGGTTGAAAAAATTCAAATTGAAGGAATTTACGCTGAGTGGATTTTAAATAATCAAACAAAAGAAGATAAGGTGATTCTTTATTTACACGGAGGAGGGTATGGTTATTGCTCAGCGGAAACCCATCGATCGCTGGCTGCGAGAATCATGATGGAAGCAGGTGTAAAAGTCCTCATGCCGGAATATCGACTTGCACCTGAACACCCATTTCCCGCAGCCATTGAAGATACTATCATGATCTATCGATGGCTTCTAAAGCAGGGCTATGATTCTTCGAATATCATCTTTGCAGGTGATTCTGCAGGAGGGGGCTTATCGGTGTCAGCCACGTTGGAGCTTAGAGATCTATCTGAATCGCTTCCTGCAGCCCTAGTATGTCTGTCTCCCTGGGTTGATTTAACAAGCTCGGGTGTAAGCTACAGGGAAAATAGGGAAAAAGATCCGTATTTAGTGGAAGAGCTTGTACGAAAAACCGCTCAAGCTTATGCAGCTGATGAGTCTCTTGACAATAGATTGATTTCTCCCGTTTTTGCTGATTTTAGTGGATTTCCGCCAATGTTCATCCAGGTAGGAAGTATTGAAATTTTGTTAAGCGATGCGGAGTTGCTTGCGAATAAAGCCCGACAGGCGGGAGTGGAGGTCCATCTTAAAGTCTGGGAAGGTAAGTGGCATGTATGGCAAATAAGCAATAAATTACCTGAAGCTAAAAAGGCAGTGAAAGAAATTGGTAACTTTGTAAGGCAGTTTTCGCACTATTAA
- a CDS encoding NAD(P)-dependent oxidoreductase produces the protein MNIAVIGASGKAGSLILNEAGSRGHNVTAIVRNASKLQDKNIAVIEKNVFDLTSDDLSEFDVVINAFGAPLGEEQAHVDAGHSLIEALKGTNTRLMVVGGAGSLFVDENKTVRVIDTPEFPDFVKPTAKGQGRNLQELQDTTDLTWTFVSPSAVFDAEGKRTRSYQSGKDHLLVNSKGESYISYADFAIAVVDEVENPKHLNERFTVVGEAE, from the coding sequence ATGAACATCGCAGTTATTGGAGCAAGTGGAAAAGCAGGAAGTCTAATTTTGAATGAAGCAGGAAGCAGAGGGCATAACGTAACAGCGATTGTAAGAAATGCTTCTAAACTTCAAGATAAAAATATTGCAGTCATTGAGAAGAATGTATTCGATTTAACATCTGATGATTTAAGTGAGTTTGATGTTGTTATTAATGCCTTTGGCGCGCCGCTTGGAGAAGAACAAGCACATGTGGATGCGGGTCATTCTTTAATTGAGGCGTTAAAAGGAACAAATACAAGATTAATGGTTGTCGGAGGAGCTGGAAGTCTTTTTGTCGACGAGAACAAAACAGTAAGAGTAATTGATACTCCTGAATTTCCGGATTTCGTTAAACCAACAGCTAAAGGTCAAGGAAGGAACTTGCAAGAATTACAGGATACAACTGACTTAACATGGACATTTGTTAGTCCTTCGGCTGTATTTGATGCGGAAGGAAAAAGAACAAGATCTTATCAGTCAGGGAAAGATCACCTTCTTGTTAATTCCAAAGGGGAAAGTTATATCAGCTATGCTGACTTTGCGATTGCAGTAGTAGATGAAGTTGAAAATCCTAAGCACCTGAACGAAAGATTTACTGTTGTAGGTGAAGCGGAATAA
- a CDS encoding LLM class flavin-dependent oxidoreductase — translation MSTSNHNGIEIGIYTLADIGPDPLTNETITPKQRMREMIQAAKLADEGGLDVFGVGEHHRLDYASSSPAVILAAIAQATSRIKLTSTTSVLSTLDPVRLFEDFATLDLLSDGRAEILAGRGAFIESFPLFGYSTNDYDELFTEHMELLLQLNKNERVSWSGDFRSPLRNAEISPRPIQEQIPIWIGVGGTPESAVRAGRFGVGMALAILGGDPLRFKPLVDLYRNAGMEAGHSPEVLKVGVTGHAYIAETTQQAKDEFFPYYSNYWSYVNRQRGMGSRMSRADFEHMASPNTALFVGSPQQIVEKVLQQHELFGHKRFLAQVDIGGLPFNKVAKNIEFLATEVVPSIKKATSN, via the coding sequence GTGTCTACTAGTAATCATAACGGCATTGAAATAGGAATTTATACACTTGCTGATATCGGTCCGGATCCCTTAACGAACGAAACGATAACACCCAAGCAACGAATGAGGGAAATGATTCAAGCTGCAAAGCTTGCAGATGAAGGAGGTCTAGATGTTTTTGGGGTAGGGGAACATCATCGTTTGGATTATGCTTCCTCCTCTCCAGCAGTCATTTTAGCTGCTATTGCACAAGCAACAAGTCGAATTAAACTAACAAGTACTACAAGTGTGTTAAGTACGCTTGACCCGGTTCGATTATTCGAGGATTTTGCCACATTGGATTTGCTCTCAGATGGTCGTGCAGAAATCTTGGCTGGCCGAGGAGCATTTATAGAATCATTCCCGCTGTTTGGATACAGCACCAACGACTATGATGAGCTTTTTACCGAACATATGGAATTGCTATTGCAACTAAATAAAAATGAAAGAGTCAGTTGGTCGGGTGATTTTCGTTCTCCCTTAAGGAATGCAGAAATTTCACCACGACCTATACAAGAGCAAATACCGATTTGGATTGGTGTTGGAGGGACACCTGAAAGTGCCGTACGAGCTGGAAGATTTGGGGTTGGAATGGCGCTGGCGATTTTAGGGGGAGACCCATTACGTTTCAAACCGCTAGTGGACCTTTACCGTAATGCGGGAATGGAGGCAGGTCATTCACCTGAAGTTTTAAAAGTGGGTGTAACAGGACATGCATACATTGCTGAAACGACGCAGCAAGCAAAAGACGAGTTCTTTCCTTATTATTCAAATTATTGGTCCTATGTGAATCGCCAAAGAGGAATGGGATCAAGGATGTCTAGGGCCGACTTCGAGCATATGGCTAGTCCAAATACTGCCTTGTTCGTAGGAAGTCCGCAGCAAATTGTCGAGAAGGTTCTTCAACAACATGAGCTTTTTGGCCATAAACGTTTTCTAGCGCAAGTGGATATAGGCGGGTTACCTTTTAATAAAGTAGCCAAAAACATTGAATTTTTGGCAACTGAGGTTGTTCCATCGATAAAAAAGGCAACAAGCAACTAA
- a CDS encoding VOC family protein, translating into MGFHSKPTTFVGHVKIKVENLGLSLKFYQEALGFDILEQTASTAKLTTDGKTSILSLEQPANAIPKQGRTTGLYHFAILLPERTDLANIVIHLVNKGIKFGSSDHLVSEALYLNDPDGNGIEIYIDRVPSEWSWKGEEVAMTVDPLDFENLLTTVKPGGKWQGMPEGTVMGHIHLHVSELKKTEEFYVKGLGFDVVNRYGGQALFLSSGKYHHHIGVNTWNGVGAPTPSLNSVGLESFTLILPNEEARNKCVSNLKKIGANVMEVNYSFITHDPSGNKVELSI; encoded by the coding sequence ATGGGATTTCATAGTAAACCAACGACATTTGTGGGGCATGTAAAGATTAAGGTGGAAAATTTAGGACTTTCTTTAAAGTTTTATCAAGAGGCACTTGGTTTTGATATTTTAGAGCAAACAGCTTCAACAGCAAAATTAACAACTGACGGTAAAACAAGTATATTGTCACTTGAACAACCAGCAAATGCAATACCCAAACAAGGAAGAACAACAGGTTTATATCATTTCGCTATCCTTTTACCAGAAAGAACGGATTTAGCCAATATTGTGATTCACTTGGTGAACAAGGGGATAAAGTTTGGGTCTTCGGATCACCTTGTAAGTGAGGCATTGTATTTAAATGATCCAGATGGAAACGGTATCGAGATTTATATCGATCGGGTTCCTTCTGAATGGAGCTGGAAAGGCGAAGAAGTGGCTATGACAGTTGACCCGCTTGATTTTGAAAATCTATTGACTACTGTTAAACCAGGTGGAAAGTGGCAGGGAATGCCTGAAGGAACGGTAATGGGGCATATTCATTTACATGTTTCTGAATTAAAGAAGACGGAAGAATTTTATGTAAAAGGACTTGGATTTGATGTGGTCAATCGATATGGCGGGCAGGCACTATTTCTTTCCTCTGGAAAGTACCACCATCATATTGGGGTCAATACATGGAATGGAGTAGGCGCACCAACTCCTTCCCTAAATAGTGTAGGTTTAGAATCTTTTACACTCATATTGCCTAATGAAGAAGCACGTAACAAATGCGTATCTAATTTGAAAAAGATTGGTGCCAATGTTATGGAAGTAAACTATTCTTTTATAACTCATGACCCTTCTGGAAACAAAGTCGAGTTATCAATTTAG
- a CDS encoding helix-turn-helix domain-containing protein, whose product MKQPTICPKFEKAISLLSQRWSALVIYQLLSGSQRFTEIQSAIGISGKVLSDRLKDLEHQGVVKREVIPETPVIIEYSLTEKGRSLEPVLREIESWSQHWVKPEPELS is encoded by the coding sequence ATGAAACAACCTACTATATGTCCAAAATTTGAAAAAGCCATTTCACTACTCAGTCAAAGATGGAGTGCATTAGTTATTTATCAGCTATTATCAGGTTCGCAAAGGTTTACTGAAATTCAGTCCGCTATAGGCATAAGTGGTAAAGTATTATCCGATCGTTTAAAGGATTTAGAACATCAAGGAGTAGTTAAACGTGAGGTTATACCTGAAACACCAGTGATTATTGAGTACTCATTAACGGAAAAAGGTCGTTCACTAGAACCGGTCTTACGAGAAATAGAGAGCTGGTCCCAACATTGGGTGAAGCCGGAACCTGAGCTATCATAA
- a CDS encoding enoyl-CoA hydratase-related protein, translating to MEPPVLYKKEGNKAYITFNRPKVLNAMTPDGFEMIGRYFMEAQNDDDIRVIILTGTGDKAFCSGADLKETIPLLLEGKLDQEKTESAMLKNVPVWKPIIAAVNGFCLAGGMEILEATDIRIAAEEARFGLPEPKWSIMAAAGSLVRLVRQIPYCRAMEILLTGEQLTAQEAKEIGLINRVVAKEQLMEEVERVAEIICNNGPIAVQSTKKAVLRLLNLPMDLAFREEWSYSEEAFKSEDSREGIRAFIEKRSPNFIGK from the coding sequence ATGGAACCACCTGTATTATACAAAAAGGAAGGAAACAAAGCGTATATTACGTTTAATCGACCCAAGGTATTGAATGCTATGACACCGGATGGTTTTGAAATGATCGGCCGTTATTTTATGGAGGCACAGAATGACGATGATATCCGGGTAATCATCTTAACCGGAACAGGAGATAAAGCCTTTTGTTCAGGCGCGGATTTAAAGGAAACGATTCCATTATTACTTGAAGGAAAACTTGATCAAGAAAAAACAGAATCAGCGATGCTGAAAAATGTCCCTGTCTGGAAGCCGATAATTGCAGCCGTTAATGGATTTTGCCTCGCTGGTGGGATGGAAATTTTAGAGGCAACAGATATTCGAATTGCTGCCGAGGAGGCAAGATTCGGACTTCCGGAACCGAAATGGTCCATAATGGCCGCTGCTGGTTCGCTTGTAAGACTAGTAAGGCAAATCCCCTATTGCCGGGCCATGGAGATTCTTCTTACAGGAGAGCAGTTAACAGCACAGGAGGCAAAGGAAATTGGGCTAATCAATAGAGTTGTGGCTAAGGAGCAATTAATGGAAGAAGTAGAAAGAGTAGCAGAGATTATTTGTAACAATGGTCCAATTGCAGTCCAAAGTACAAAGAAAGCCGTATTGCGTTTACTGAACCTGCCTATGGATCTCGCCTTCCGTGAAGAGTGGAGTTATTCAGAAGAGGCGTTTAAAAGTGAGGATTCAAGAGAAGGGATACGCGCTTTTATTGAAAAGCGTTCACCGAACTTTATCGGAAAATAG
- the fadH gene encoding 2,4-dienoyl-CoA reductase codes for MKDQVVIITGGSSGMGKAMAKNFLEKGAHVVITGRNVERLEEASQSLERFGGKVLPIQMDVRDPEKVQLMVDETVKTFGRIDHLINNAAGNFICPAEDLSINGWNAVIDIVLNGTWYCSQAVGKHWINTQTKGSILNIVATYAWGAAAGVIHSACAKSGVLTMTRTLAVEWGEKYGIRANAIAPVPIENTGGADKLFGSNEALQRTIESVPLGRVGKPEEIAHLAAFLLSPNADYINGDCITMDGGQWLKHAHF; via the coding sequence ATGAAGGATCAAGTTGTGATTATTACCGGCGGTTCAAGTGGAATGGGTAAGGCAATGGCCAAGAATTTTTTAGAAAAAGGGGCACATGTCGTCATCACTGGACGAAATGTCGAGAGATTGGAAGAAGCAAGTCAAAGCTTAGAGCGGTTTGGTGGTAAGGTATTACCGATTCAAATGGACGTTCGTGATCCTGAAAAAGTTCAGTTGATGGTTGATGAAACGGTAAAAACCTTTGGCAGGATTGATCACCTCATTAATAATGCTGCCGGGAATTTTATCTGTCCAGCAGAGGATCTATCTATTAATGGCTGGAATGCGGTCATTGACATCGTTTTGAATGGTACATGGTATTGTAGTCAGGCTGTTGGAAAGCACTGGATTAACACACAAACTAAGGGGAGTATCCTCAACATTGTCGCTACATATGCATGGGGTGCTGCGGCCGGAGTCATTCATTCTGCCTGTGCAAAATCGGGCGTATTAACGATGACGAGAACGCTGGCTGTGGAATGGGGAGAAAAATACGGTATCCGTGCCAATGCGATTGCCCCTGTACCAATCGAAAACACAGGAGGAGCAGATAAACTTTTCGGTTCAAACGAAGCCTTACAAAGAACGATTGAAAGTGTTCCACTAGGAAGAGTAGGCAAACCGGAGGAAATCGCTCATCTAGCAGCCTTCCTGCTTTCACCGAATGCTGATTACATCAATGGTGACTGTATCACAATGGATGGCGGTCAATGGCTTAAACACGCTCATTTTTAA
- a CDS encoding MaoC/PaaZ C-terminal domain-containing protein, translating into MYDKYFENFEVGEQWKSRGRTITEADIVMFSALTGDYYPLHTDIEFAKDSFFKQRIAHGMLVLSFAVGLTKMEPGIVAANYGIDKLRFIHPVFINDTIHVELEVIDLEDKGNGTGVVTVKQTIVKQTGEPCIVGISKALINRERY; encoded by the coding sequence ATGTACGATAAATACTTTGAGAATTTTGAAGTAGGCGAACAATGGAAGTCAAGAGGGCGGACGATTACGGAAGCGGATATCGTAATGTTTTCAGCGTTAACCGGTGACTATTATCCGCTGCATACCGATATAGAATTTGCTAAAGATTCCTTTTTTAAGCAGAGGATTGCTCATGGAATGTTGGTGCTTTCCTTTGCCGTAGGACTTACAAAGATGGAACCTGGCATTGTGGCAGCTAATTATGGGATAGATAAACTTCGGTTTATTCATCCCGTATTTATTAACGATACCATTCATGTTGAGCTTGAAGTCATAGACCTCGAGGATAAAGGCAATGGTACGGGTGTGGTTACCGTGAAACAGACTATCGTGAAACAAACAGGTGAACCATGTATTGTGGGAATTTCAAAAGCATTAATTAATAGAGAAAGATACTAA
- a CDS encoding long-chain fatty acid--CoA ligase, which produces MKGIGNWLVKHSKLRPDRLALVYNEKRFTYSELNERVNRLSNALISIGVRKGDRVNVLLFNTNEILESMFACAKIGAIFVPINFRLSVEEVLYIVNDSRSYHFIYDVRMKSLVDELRLKESSLLEYIHVGSNPSEKDSVYEDLIANASNEEHDYDIRLDDVQMMMYTSGTTGRTKGAMLTHGNTQWNAINMIQSIPVDSMDITLSVARLFHIGGMSVFTTPLMYKGATIILEDLFDPSRVLQKIHDERITCLFLVPAMWQALTNVEGFEAYDISSLRFAVSGGAPCPITVIEFFQERGIPFYEGFGLTETAPFVSILDKENTIRKNGSVGKEPIHTNVRIVDPTDRDLPPGQVGELIVNGPNVMAGYWNKPEETKQAIKNGWFYTGDLAKFDSEGFIYIVDRKKDMIITGGENVYPIEIEQVLYRHPNIKEAAVLGYPDDKWGESIKAVIALKDISKPLNVHDLEEFLNGKIARFKFPKQVEIVEALPRNATGKILKTVLRQRV; this is translated from the coding sequence GTGAAAGGAATAGGGAACTGGTTGGTTAAACATAGTAAGCTCCGGCCTGACAGGCTTGCACTTGTCTACAATGAAAAAAGATTTACGTATTCAGAATTAAATGAGAGGGTAAATCGATTATCGAATGCTCTTATTTCTATAGGGGTAAGAAAAGGCGACCGCGTTAATGTACTTTTATTCAATACGAACGAAATACTAGAATCAATGTTTGCCTGTGCAAAAATAGGAGCTATTTTTGTTCCGATTAATTTCCGGTTAAGTGTGGAAGAAGTTCTTTATATTGTGAATGACTCAAGGTCGTATCATTTCATTTATGACGTCAGGATGAAATCATTAGTCGATGAACTGAGGTTGAAAGAATCTAGTTTGCTCGAATACATCCACGTAGGTAGTAATCCTAGTGAAAAGGATTCTGTTTATGAGGATTTAATCGCGAATGCCTCAAATGAAGAACATGATTATGATATTCGCCTAGACGATGTTCAAATGATGATGTACACATCAGGTACGACTGGGAGAACAAAAGGAGCCATGTTAACCCACGGAAATACACAGTGGAATGCCATCAACATGATTCAAAGTATTCCGGTTGACTCCATGGATATTACGTTGTCAGTAGCACGATTATTTCATATAGGTGGAATGAGTGTTTTTACAACACCATTAATGTATAAAGGCGCAACTATTATTTTGGAGGATCTTTTTGATCCTAGTAGAGTCCTCCAAAAAATCCATGATGAGCGAATTACCTGTTTATTCCTTGTCCCTGCCATGTGGCAGGCATTAACAAATGTCGAAGGCTTTGAAGCATATGATATTTCATCACTAAGATTTGCAGTATCTGGCGGCGCACCATGTCCAATAACGGTTATTGAATTTTTCCAAGAACGGGGTATACCTTTTTATGAGGGGTTCGGTCTAACAGAAACAGCTCCATTTGTCAGTATACTCGACAAAGAAAATACAATCCGAAAAAATGGCTCAGTTGGAAAGGAGCCAATCCACACTAATGTCCGTATCGTTGATCCAACTGACCGTGATCTGCCCCCAGGCCAAGTTGGTGAACTTATTGTCAATGGTCCGAACGTGATGGCTGGATATTGGAATAAACCTGAGGAGACGAAACAAGCCATTAAAAATGGCTGGTTCTATACCGGTGACCTAGCGAAATTTGATTCGGAAGGATTTATTTATATCGTGGACCGTAAGAAAGACATGATTATCACAGGTGGAGAGAATGTCTATCCAATTGAAATTGAACAGGTATTATATCGACACCCGAACATAAAGGAGGCCGCTGTCCTTGGTTACCCGGATGATAAATGGGGAGAGTCAATCAAAGCAGTCATTGCGTTGAAAGATATTAGCAAGCCTCTTAACGTTCATGACCTAGAAGAATTTTTAAATGGAAAAATTGCAAGGTTTAAATTTCCTAAACAGGTGGAGATTGTTGAAGCATTACCCCGTAACGCAACTGGAAAAATCCTTAAAACGGTATTAAGGCAAAGAGTTTAA
- a CDS encoding acyl-CoA carboxylase subunit beta: MERERKILAERERIYKGGPDHEKIKKIGKLFVRDRLKLYFDDEQPFYETGLFANANKEKLPADGVVTGTGKINERLVFFMASDYTVKAGSIGKYHGEKILRIQESAIRGRRPIVYLIDSSGGRIDEAGGYHVEKYSGGKIWYNHSMLSGRVPQIAVLYGPCFAGTAYMPVFSDFVVMVDKISGMAIASPRMVQMATGQKVDVEELGGATMHTTKSGSADFIAKSEEEAAEIVKKLLTYLPDYFEGKIPELPAVEPKRSPEEIDNIIPMEPNRAYDVRKLIEAIVDGDSFLEVKANYAKELVTGFARLNGKTVGIVANQPMQKGGAIFPESSDKGAKFVWTCDAYNIPLLYLCDTPGFMVGTKVEQEGILRKGRNFIYASSTANVPKMCVIVRKAYGAGIYAMAGPAYEPDTTIALPSAEIAIMGPEAAVNAVYYNKIQAVTDPEERAALIQELREEYRAGYDIIKLSGELVVDDLVVPSELRKELIRRYETFENKDFPLPAKKHSTILS, translated from the coding sequence TTGGAACGTGAACGAAAAATCCTCGCCGAAAGAGAACGAATCTATAAAGGTGGACCAGATCATGAAAAGATTAAAAAAATAGGGAAGTTATTTGTTCGCGATCGTTTGAAGCTATATTTCGATGATGAACAACCCTTTTACGAAACGGGCTTATTTGCGAATGCAAATAAAGAAAAACTGCCTGCTGACGGGGTGGTGACAGGCACCGGGAAAATCAATGAGCGCTTAGTCTTCTTTATGGCCAGCGATTATACCGTCAAAGCAGGGTCCATTGGTAAGTACCATGGAGAAAAAATATTAAGGATTCAAGAGTCAGCCATCCGTGGAAGACGTCCGATTGTATATTTGATTGATTCATCTGGAGGACGTATTGATGAAGCTGGCGGGTACCATGTTGAAAAATACTCGGGAGGGAAAATTTGGTATAACCACAGCATGCTTTCTGGACGGGTTCCGCAAATCGCTGTCCTTTACGGACCATGTTTTGCTGGTACTGCCTATATGCCAGTATTTTCTGATTTCGTTGTGATGGTCGATAAGATTTCGGGGATGGCAATCGCTTCACCTCGAATGGTTCAAATGGCAACCGGGCAAAAGGTAGATGTGGAGGAGCTTGGTGGTGCCACTATGCATACAACGAAAAGCGGCTCAGCCGACTTTATTGCGAAATCAGAGGAAGAGGCCGCTGAGATTGTGAAAAAACTGCTAACTTATCTTCCGGATTATTTTGAAGGGAAAATACCTGAATTACCGGCCGTCGAGCCAAAGCGTTCTCCGGAAGAGATTGATAATATCATCCCAATGGAGCCTAACCGTGCCTATGATGTTCGCAAATTAATAGAAGCTATCGTGGATGGTGATAGTTTCCTAGAAGTAAAAGCCAACTACGCAAAAGAATTGGTGACAGGATTTGCGAGATTGAATGGGAAAACAGTGGGAATCGTCGCCAACCAGCCTATGCAAAAAGGCGGAGCGATCTTCCCTGAATCCTCGGATAAAGGAGCGAAATTTGTCTGGACCTGCGATGCCTACAATATCCCTCTCCTCTATTTATGTGATACACCGGGATTTATGGTCGGTACAAAAGTAGAGCAGGAAGGGATTTTAAGAAAAGGGCGCAATTTCATTTACGCCAGTTCAACCGCCAATGTTCCGAAAATGTGTGTGATTGTCCGTAAAGCATATGGTGCGGGAATTTATGCGATGGCAGGACCAGCCTATGAACCAGACACCACCATTGCACTTCCATCAGCGGAAATCGCAATTATGGGTCCAGAAGCCGCAGTTAATGCTGTTTATTATAATAAAATTCAAGCTGTAACCGACCCGGAAGAAAGAGCGGCATTGATTCAAGAGCTTCGGGAAGAATACCGGGCAGGCTATGACATTATCAAACTATCTGGCGAACTTGTCGTGGATGACTTAGTGGTTCCGAGTGAATTACGAAAAGAATTAATCAGAAGATACGAAACGTTTGAAAATAAAGATTTTCCACTTCCAGCCAAGAAGCATTCCACTATTTTAAGTTAG
- a CDS encoding acyl-CoA dehydrogenase family protein has translation MSHWIFTEEHQMFRKAVRSFLEKEVEPNIEQWEKDGETPRSLFKRMGELGYLGIKFPEEYGGSGLDLIMEAVFTEELSRCGAGGVGAAIGSHTTIAMTNIWRYGNHEQKQKYLVPGIMGDLISALAITEPGGGSDVSAIKTTAKKDGDYYLLNGSKTFITNGVNADYVIVAAKTKDEPVHRNISLFIVETSSKGYSVGKSLKKLGWRSSDTAEIFFDGVKVPKENLIGNKNEGFLYIMKNFQYERMTLALGCIGAAEKALELAMKYSKERIQFNKPLSEYQVLRHKMVDMAVDIEKARNITYRALYLYNKGENCVTEATMAKAVATEMLNRVADQALQIHGGNGYMMEFPIQRIWRDARIQTIGGGTTQIMNEILTKQLGIIS, from the coding sequence ATGTCACACTGGATATTTACAGAAGAGCATCAGATGTTTCGTAAGGCTGTACGCTCTTTTTTAGAAAAAGAGGTGGAGCCAAATATTGAGCAGTGGGAGAAAGATGGTGAAACACCAAGAAGTTTATTTAAAAGAATGGGTGAATTAGGATATTTGGGGATTAAGTTTCCTGAAGAATATGGCGGCAGCGGATTGGATTTAATTATGGAAGCTGTGTTTACGGAGGAATTGTCAAGGTGTGGCGCCGGTGGTGTCGGTGCAGCGATTGGCTCGCACACGACCATCGCCATGACAAATATTTGGAGATATGGAAACCATGAGCAAAAACAAAAATACCTTGTTCCAGGTATTATGGGAGACTTAATCTCTGCGTTAGCAATTACAGAGCCAGGCGGTGGCTCGGACGTATCTGCCATTAAAACCACGGCGAAAAAAGATGGTGATTATTATCTCTTAAATGGCTCAAAAACATTTATCACAAATGGTGTTAATGCTGATTATGTGATCGTTGCCGCAAAAACGAAGGATGAACCGGTCCACAGAAATATAAGTCTTTTTATCGTAGAAACGAGTTCAAAAGGGTACTCTGTTGGAAAAAGTTTAAAGAAGTTAGGGTGGCGATCATCTGATACGGCAGAAATCTTTTTCGATGGTGTAAAGGTTCCAAAGGAGAACTTGATCGGCAACAAAAATGAGGGCTTTCTTTATATCATGAAAAATTTCCAATATGAAAGAATGACACTCGCATTAGGATGTATTGGAGCAGCTGAGAAAGCATTGGAATTGGCGATGAAATACAGTAAGGAAAGAATTCAATTTAACAAGCCATTATCAGAATACCAGGTGCTGCGCCACAAAATGGTCGATATGGCAGTTGATATTGAAAAAGCGAGGAACATCACTTACCGGGCACTTTATTTGTATAACAAAGGTGAAAACTGTGTTACCGAAGCAACCATGGCTAAGGCAGTTGCCACGGAAATGCTGAATCGCGTGGCAGATCAGGCATTGCAAATACATGGCGGGAATGGCTATATGATGGAATTCCCAATTCAGCGGATTTGGCGTGATGCTCGTATCCAAACGATAGGCGGAGGCACTACTCAAATTATGAACGAAATCCTTACAAAACAATTGGGAATCATTTCTTAA